Proteins encoded in a region of the Candidatus Moanabacter tarae genome:
- the nedA_2 gene encoding Sialidase, translating into MESQVLFSSGEAGYFLYRIPALTVSTEGVVLAFCEARRHNGHDDDEIDIVLRKSANNGKTWGPQQVIISDGTRSCGNPCPVVDRDTGTILLTFCKDNQQVFITRSEDEGETWLLPQEITYSVKDPSWTYIGTGPGHGIQLKCGRLLIPSWCDESPGPATWRPAKWGKVQSSVVFFSDDHGKTWQTSEKLTTNASDECEVVEMLDGSVYMNMRSRQGRKCRAFARSSDRGSTWTKVEYDPFLPEPSCQGSIVRLDPTCVLLAHPSKTDCRASLVLRTSTDECQNWSAARVLEPDFAAYSDLAVLRDGTGLCLYEAGSYNFLKLMSFGRSLSECGK; encoded by the coding sequence CTGCGAGGCCCGTAGGCACAACGGCCACGATGATGACGAAATAGATATCGTCCTGAGAAAAAGTGCCAACAATGGCAAAACCTGGGGACCACAACAGGTAATAATTTCTGATGGCACCCGGTCTTGTGGCAACCCTTGCCCGGTAGTCGATCGAGATACTGGGACAATTCTCTTGACCTTCTGTAAAGACAATCAACAGGTTTTCATTACTCGCAGCGAAGACGAGGGCGAAACCTGGTTGCTGCCCCAGGAAATCACTTATAGCGTTAAAGACCCATCGTGGACTTACATAGGGACGGGCCCCGGCCACGGAATTCAGCTTAAATGCGGTAGGCTATTAATCCCTTCCTGGTGCGACGAAAGTCCCGGACCAGCAACCTGGCGTCCGGCAAAATGGGGCAAAGTTCAATCATCAGTAGTCTTCTTCAGCGACGATCATGGGAAAACCTGGCAGACGAGCGAAAAGTTAACAACCAACGCATCGGATGAGTGCGAGGTAGTCGAAATGTTGGATGGTTCCGTTTACATGAATATGCGAAGCCGACAGGGACGGAAATGTCGCGCCTTTGCTCGGAGCAGCGACAGAGGATCGACCTGGACAAAAGTTGAATACGATCCTTTTCTTCCCGAACCTTCGTGCCAAGGAAGCATCGTAAGGTTGGACCCTACATGCGTTCTGCTCGCCCATCCATCCAAAACCGATTGCCGAGCCTCCCTTGTTTTGCGGACAAGTACCGACGAATGCCAAAATTGGTCAGCCGCCAGGGTCCTTGAGCCGGACTTTGCTGCTTATTCTGACCTGGCAGTGCTTCGGGACGGAACAGGCCTCTGTCTTTACGAAGCTGGAAGTTATAATTTTCTGAAACTAATGAGCTTTGGCCGCTCATTGTCCGAGTGCGGAAAATAA